Below is a genomic region from Isosphaeraceae bacterium EP7.
GGACGGCATCTACGATACGTCGGTCAACACCGCCCTCTCGTCCGTGCCGGCAACAGCCTGGGTCGGGGGGGCGGAGACCTTCCCCGCGGTGGTCGGCGACCTGACCTATGGTGAGCTCGCCACGCGATCGCTCAAGTTCCTCAAATCCAACTGGCCTCGCGCGTTTTTCGTCGAGGGAACACCCTCCGCCACCGCCGCCCAGCAGCACGACTTCAACGGCAATGGCACGTATGAGCAGGGTTCGATCTACCTGGAAGGGCACGAGTGCCTGGTCTTCTTCCTGGGCGGGATCCCCATCGCCCAGACGCTCGGCGGCCCCGGGGTCTCGGGATTCGCCAATAGCCCGACCAAGCCGTTTGTCAACTCGAGCCTCGCGACGAATCGCACCGCGCCGATGATGGAGTTCCGCGTCTCCCGCCTGGTCGATAATGAAGGCGACGGCATGTATGGCTATGTCGATCCCCTGGGGACGTCGCCGGACGTCCGCTATTACGCCTACTTCTCGGGGACCGGCGGCGGATACGACCCCAATGACGTCAACTTCGTCGTGACGACCGGGGCGAACGGGATGAATGAGCTCGATGCGCTGGATACGTACGAGTCCGGCGCCAGGACCTACAAGGTCGGCTTCCGCACCGCGCTGATCTCTTCCACCGCCCCCAATCCCTACACGACGAGCCTGCCGACGGCCACGCCGACGACCAACTACGTGAATCCGGATAGCTATCAGCTGATCTCCGCAGGCCGCGACGGGCTCTACGGGCTCGGCGGTCAGTACAGCCCCAACGAGCCCTCGACCAAGCTGCCGGGCGATGTCAACGTCAACGCCGGCCAACGCCAGGGCGAGTCCGACAACCTGACGAACTTCGCCAACGGCCACCTCGACTGATCGAACGCCCAGGGGGCGGGGGTGCTTTGATCCCTTCGCCCGAGATCGGCTGTCGGCATCCACGGGCCTTTATCTGACGACGGGAGAGTGAGTCGTGCGACGCGTCCCTCGTAACCATACCGCCGGCTTCACACTCATCGAGTTGATGGTTGTTGTCGTGATCATGGGCATCATCATCGCCTTCATCACAACCGCGGCCATGGACGGCGTCCGTCGCGCCGAGGAGCGTGCGACTCAGGCCCTGATCACCAAGCTCGAGTCGGGCGTTAGCGATCGCCTGGAAGCCCTGATCGGCAACCGCCCGCCTATCAACGACGCACATCGGGCCCTGGCCAGCATCTATCCCACGGATCCCGCGGGCCGACTGATCGTCA
It encodes:
- a CDS encoding type II secretion system protein: MRVSDPRRRAGFTLIELMVVILILGVLIALLLPAINGAVKTARDATVTAEINQIATALADFKSKYNKYPPSRLILREDGIYDTSVNTALSSVPATAWVGGAETFPAVVGDLTYGELATRSLKFLKSNWPRAFFVEGTPSATAAQQHDFNGNGTYEQGSIYLEGHECLVFFLGGIPIAQTLGGPGVSGFANSPTKPFVNSSLATNRTAPMMEFRVSRLVDNEGDGMYGYVDPLGTSPDVRYYAYFSGTGGGYDPNDVNFVVTTGANGMNELDALDTYESGARTYKVGFRTALISSTAPNPYTTSLPTATPTTNYVNPDSYQLISAGRDGLYGLGGQYSPNEPSTKLPGDVNVNAGQRQGESDNLTNFANGHLD